TTGTATCTGAACATGTTTATAGTCTACAAAAAGTACTTCCTGAGGTACAGATACTTGGACTTGCAGAAAATGGAAGTATCAAACACAGTGCAATCAAGTGTTTGGAATATAACGTGCGTAATGACAAGGAAATGCATATGCTACGTTGGGGTGCTGTATCAACAGAAGTACAGCTTATTACACAAGAAAAAGTAGAGTCGCCACCTAAACCTACCAATGAAGCAATACAGAAAAGTCCAGAAAAGAAATCAGTTGGTACAAAGAAAAGTATTCAGAAAAAAGGTTTCGATAATCTGTTTGGAAAAACTGGCAATAAGCAAAAAAGTCCCTCATCCACATCATCTAGTACAGAAAAAATGGAAGAGAATGCTTCTAGccaaataaaactaaaatcatCTAAGGCAACTATGCTTGAATCACCGAAAAAGCTTGCAAAGAAAGGTGGACTTGATGTCTTTTTACAGCAAGGTAAAAATTCAGTAAAAGTTACAAATCCTGTACCTTTGGAAATAAAGGAAAGTACAAATTCCACGACAAACGAAAACACTGAGAAGAAAATTACCcttgaaaataacaataagcaaaagaaaaataaatttaatacgcgTGGAAAGAAACGCAATCGAAGCAAAGAAGTTACCGCTGGTGTAAAGAAACGGAAGCGCATTACGATAGAGAGCGATTCCAGCGATACCGAATTGTCAGATGAAGaacaagaagaggaagaagaactGCCCTCAGCTGAAAAAACTTCTCCTGTAAAGGCACGTTCTCCTTCTCCACCAAAAATCAAACTTGAAGGTGGAAAACGCAAGGTCTTAAAGTTGGTAGATAAAACATTTGAAGAAGATGgatattttgtaacaaaaaaagtaCATGTTTACGAAAGTTGTTCTGAAGATGAACCAGAAGTTACAGAAGCAAAGAAGTCCGTTGCACCCGAGTTACatccagaaaaaaaagggaagaagACTAACACTAAACAAACGAATTTAATGAACTATTTTAGAAAATCATAGCATactttattatcatttataactcatagaatataattattgcgACATTTTGTAGTATTGGTATATCAGTGTACAAACTATGAATAAAAGTTCgctttatgaaaattaaatgtaaatagcTCGTATACAGTCATCTTAAGATTGATATTATTAAGATAATTCCAGGTATAAATTAGATACCATGAAATAGATACAGAATCACCAACTAAACACAGTTATCAGATATGTTATCATAAGAAAAGCCAAACTCGTGTTACATCCTGCAGGGTATGAGTAATAATTATACTGTGATTCTCAAACGGTAAAGTACGTTTGACATGTATTaagttgtaattatttaatataatgtttatttacttgCGTTTAACTGTATTCTGCTTCTTATGCACAATATCTAGTTCTTTATGTGATATATGTGTCACATGCTCATGTTCAACTAcatgtaagtaatttttataagttAAATTTAACTCTTCAAATGAAGTTTTCATAAAAACTATTTCTCAGTTGTATACGTAAATATTCATAcgattatatttagaaatgcAACTATAACTGcatgaaatattacatattaataaatcaattttacacATTGCAGTAGATGGATTGCCAATAATTGATTGTCACGAAAGAGATTTGGAAAGAAATGATATGCTTATTTCGGAACTGTTAATGTTAGATGAAAATAAAGTGAACAACAAACTTATATTGTCTAAGAACCAAATAATCAACTTATCTCctcatttattgaaaaaattgagacTTTTAAAGAGCATTGATTTATctgaaaattttatgaaacaaatatacataatattatatacgaaCTTGAATAGTCTTGAAGATTTAAATCTTTCTAAAAATGCAATAACAACATTTGATGACTTGTTACTCAGAGAAGTTCCTTCATTGCTAACATTAAATTTGAGTTATAATCAGATTGACACAATACAGCATACAATAGGCGAAACTATAACCAACATTAACTCCTTAGATCTTTCGCATAATAATATATCCAATTTTCCTAACAAGTTTTTTGattcgttaacaaatttaCAATATCTGGACCTTTCATTTAACAGAATCAATTCCTTAGAAGAGTATGGTTTAACGCATCTGAATTCTCTGAAAACAGTTTAcataaacaacaattttcttaCTTCCTTACatatgaaaatgtttccaaagtCTTTACTCAACCTGTACTCTGGATATAATCtaataacagaaatattttatgaaccATCTGAAATCGAAGTACTGAACATAGAGTATAATCGACTCTTTAAAATACGCTCAAATGCGATAGCATTGAAACACTTAAAACACTTAAATGTTAGTGGAAACATATTATCAGACTTTCCAAACATTTTATGTGAGAATTTGAAAACTTTAGATATATCTTGTAATAACTTATCCTCTATTCCCGAAACATTGTCCACTTCAAATTTTCCATTGTTGGCTACACTTAATGTTAGTAAAAATCCTATTCGAAACTTAATGTTTCGCTCTGAATTAAacttacaattatttgttgcATCTAATATAAGTATATTGGAAACTATCGATAAAGCtacatttgcaaaattaaGAGCACCAGCAAAGGAGTGTATCAATCTTAttatatctaataataaaggtttatctttaattcatGAAGAAGCTTTCAAACACATGAATTTATGTTCTGtaagtttcattatttcatttcaaagtaTTACCTTTGAAcgaataagtaataattttgttattatcagTTGGATATAAGCAATAATCAAATTGCCTACATCGCACAAAAATTAGTTCCATGTAATACTAATTCCGTAACGTGCAATGTTAATTTGCAAGGAAATCCGCTTAAATGTAATTGTTCTTTACAATGGATACTGGATGACATGATGCCAAAACTTTATCATACGCAACTTAATCTTTTAGATAATTTGAGGTATATATCTAAatagataattattaaaattttatttgttattctattttaaagtacgataaaaatgtactatttattttaatatattttattatgccCTGTCAGGTGTGCTTGGCCTCCGCAAATATCAAAGACGAGAATGTTGCATTGGTATGGATGGAAAGATCGAGTTTTTTGTACTAAAATGttagattttaatgaaaagatgAAGATTGATGCTACAATAAGTCAAAATGGAGTGATAACATTCAATTCTACTCCTGGTTTGCTTGCAGTTTTAGGAGTAGCTATAGTTGTATTCTCAATTCTAATAATAGTAGGTATCATTTGGACGCAAAGGTTACATATAAAAAGGAGAAGAGTcaatagaaaattttgaaatttaccattttttgttgtatacatttatttatctttaatttagttatttatactttaaaaCAGTTTGAGTTTAAATATTACTgaataaattagaagaaaataaaagatccttACATTTAATACGcaatatatctataaatatgtacacgtacGCATGTATACTGTAGCtttacgaaaaattaaaagaattacagACACACGCATGTAAATACATATAGTTTTAAATtcacatatataaatacaacagTACTCgtgtaattatgtatattttgaaatataaaaaaacagcCGATTTTCGATGCAAATAGTTAAATTAAGACTATACGAACATTCTGTTGACATCGATTTGTTATCAATGAAGTACTCTCTATATTGGAAGGACTTGAGTTTTCATTCGCTTATTTGCGAATTTTAGACGAGCTCGATATTTTACTAAATCTGAATTCTAATAGTtcattgattttcaaataGATGTCATTCTAAATATCGCTACCCTTATATTCATCTTattaagatatttatataaaaatctgaTCCCCGttaactaattaaattaacgattaCTATAAAAATTGCTGATGTATTCAATTACGGTAAACTACGTCGACCTGATATtgaacaatatatataaaatgaacttTATACTTAGCAATTATATATCGTCTATTTGCCAGTGACTACACGTCACTCGAGCAGGTGGGTTTTCTCTCAATTCGTTCAAgaaagtacatatattttgataatatccTGGTTGACGCCATGTCTCGTTGTGGGTACCTCCCGTGATTGGAAGAATTTTCTTACACGAActcttacaatttttataaagatctTGCATCATACGTGGCGGTACTAATGTATCCGCCAGTCcggaaataaataacgtaGGTACTGTTACCGACTGCACTTTGAGAATGGACAAATACTataaacgtaaaaaaatatacctttCTTTAGGTGCTACATACAATGTaacttacttaaatttttattccgttgtataaatcataattattGTAAGAATAATACTGCaccttatttttatatagaaaaagtGGCAggtattgtaaaaattttactcCGAAAAGAAATGCAGCCATATCAGGAATACTAGTGAAGGTATTCTCAAGGATAAGACACCAAATCTTGTTATAGTTCTCTGGTTTTGTGGCCAAATTGATAGCTACCGCTCCACctacaaagaaagaaataatttatataacatactctatagataaaataaattcttcgatagaaataatttgCTAGAATATACTACCTAATGACCTTCcatatacaataatttcattggtATTTATATCGGTTCTACTACGTAAATAATCAATTCCTGCGCAAGCATCCATGTATAATCCTTCTTCAGATGGCGAACCTTGCGATAATCCGTATCCTCTGTACTccaacattaaaatattacactgGACATTATGATAAAATTCAGCGACATTTGGAAGTCTAAAATGATCctagaatttttatcttaaatttcaaaataaaattacataataaaagtGTCACAAAATACTAACCTGTGTCCTATATTACCAGCATTGCCATGAAGATACAATAAGGTAGGCACCTTTCTCGCTCTATCCTCTGGTTGAGGAATAAAGAACATGTGTAACAATGTACCATCTCCCGATCCTGTGTATATACTTTGATaaggtaaattaaatatcgacggTGCAGGAACATATACCCGTGAACTAGTTGGCCATTCTGGACGATACACAAGCCGATCTTCTTTATGATACAATATACCTGtacaaaaaataagatattagTTGATAATAAGAAGATATAGAACTAAAACTAATAGCCATGTAACAGACATTAAAGTTATACAATTGAACTTTTCAAGATGAATAAATTTACCTGTAGTAgcgaaacaaagaagaaagaaagcaGAGATTCCACCATACAACCAGTACAGAAAAAAACAGGCAAGTATGTAAGTTCCACAGAAAGCCCAACATTTCATGGCTATACTTTTCAATATACGGATGGGTTTACTGCGGGCAAGTCGCACACATAACGACATGATCGCTTTGCAGTGCTTCCAAATAATTGACTAACGATCATGTGACGCGCTTTTGCATTCACGTACTGTTACGCATTATAATTTGAtcataattcataatattcaGTTGATTCAAGTATTCCAGTCATTGTTAGAAATCTCATAAcctaaaattcatttaacgaGCATGATACACTGTCCAagtttgaatttcatttgaactggtaaataaataaatgtctcgTTTCACgagtaaatttattaaaccgGAGTTCGTTTAACGAGAATAAGATCACTGTAATTTTAAAGGAAGCATCGGGGAAGCATCGGTTAGAAATTGATATCGTTTTTGTCTGGACATAGGTTATATCAATAAAGTGTGTTATCGTTTGGTTGAGTACGaactacaaattttttttcgcatCAATGATATACTCTATATTACGATCTCGTGttgcttaaaaatatgtttttatataaaacagattAAAAACGCGATCATAGTAACGCTCGGAAGATAGTTATCGTGTGAGTCGTGAGTTTATCACGTGTCATCTGAATGTCCAATGCTGTATTCTGATTACTGTTAACTGATGCTATATAACTAATACTACCTTGCATCTTTACACTCAGCAGTTAGTTCGTTAGTTCTACTCTTTGTATCGGGTTCCTTTCCTCGTTTATGTATagttataaattcaaattttgtctaGAAACTGCTCGCAAACAATggagaaaatattaatcgagCCCAAAGACGGACTTGTGGTGTCATGTTTGTCTAACCTTCTCGAAACGAGTGCCGAAAAGGCACTTGCAGGTGGTGATACGTTCAAAGTTGGATTATCAGGTGACATATCTCGACTAACTGTCCATTTCATTTATCCTTTTcaaaacaatacaaaaattatgattGATCGTTGATCCCATATATCAACATATTTTACGCCGATCaggtatattttaaacaaaaattaacgataCCACGTCCGTTTCAAATGTGTTAACTTATAGGTTATAAATGAATcaagaaattgtatatataatcaACACGTTTTATCTTTATCGTAAATTAAGTGTTCCCTACTTCTAAACTGCAATACCTGCTTTTCAGACATTGATTATTCATTCCatatacgtttttttttatttatttatttttttttttttttttttttttaatgaaaatttacatacACGTAACGACAACAAATCTATTAAcctatcgaataaaaaaaatatctatttccATCAGGGGGGTCTCTTGTAAAATTATTGGCACAGAGTTTACCTAACATTACAACCGATTGGAGCAAATGGTACTTCTTTTTCTGTGACGAGAGAATTGTCCCTTTTGACACTGCCGACTCAACTTATGGAGAATACAAAGCAAAGTTGATCGGGAAAATTCCAGTCACCGATGATCAGTTTATAAAGATTAATCCTGATTTATCtggtaaaataataatgctttTATATTCATCTCCCCTTTCATTGAAAGACTCGTTTTTGTAACAATACCGACTATCCTACTTATAGCTGAAGAGGCTGCAAAAGATTACATTAAGAAGATGTCTGTGTTCTTTCCTCCCGATCGTGTCCCATGTTTCGATGTGCTTCTGTTGGGACTGGGTCCAGATGGACACACATGTTCGCTCTTTCCTGGtcataaagttttaaatgaaactagTTTATGGGTCTGCCCTATTAATGATTCTCCTAAACCGCCTCCATCTCGTATTACTCTTACTCTTCCTGTgataaataatgcaaaaaaatgtgtatttgCCATTACTGGATCTGGCAAGGCTGAAATGGTTAAGgtgattattttattgtagttCGAGcgagtaattttgaaattatatttatacaaaatttgtattttcattgttgCTATTTAATATCTCACAGAAAATCTTGCAAGATAGAGAAAATTTACCAGCCGCTCGTGTACAACCACACAATGGGGAATTATATTGGATCCTAGATGAAGATGCTGCAAAACTTTTAGACATGGCCTaaacaaatttgataaaatcaaTTACGACATTCCACGTTAATATCATGTTTCGATTCTCGGCAAATTTCTGGAACTCactattttgtatacatatgtgcATCTTacttaaaatgatatttaatagattaacaaataacgaaacaatttctgACAATTTATTGCTCAAAGgtgatatttctttattttaatgttagaTATTATTCAACGTATAATAGGTTGTGCTCTCATGCATTTTAATAGAATGATTTTCtgatactttatatttttgtttatatttgtatgtGCCGAATAGATACGATACAGTAAGACTTTTTGTATTACTTCAGTAATTTGTCGTCACCGTAAAAGTGTGCAATTTAActtcgataattaaattattttgaataaatttgagaaataatgTAAACCAAAACTAGCAAACATTATTCGTGAATTTACTAATTCACACGAGAACAATTatctttgataataaaataaaaatgtattatgttCCTAAAGAATGTACAGGTATCTAGAATACAATCATTCTTTACAAATTCCATAATCCgttcgttttattcgaaatatacaattgtagcgatatttatttttatttaaccatacaaaaatatagaatacaaaAGATGAAggatatttttgaatactACATTCATACTCTATTttgtaacaactttttaaGCGGAACTAAATATGACGAAGTTGATTTTAATgagaagaaacattcaaaattaaataaataataaagtatatgtAATTTTGTAGCACTTTTGTAATTTccctaaaatataaatatgtataatcgataaaataattgttcgtATAGTCGTTATACATTAAAGACTGTAGagtaaagaaatttatgtatgtacataagcaactttatttttagtatttttattatagtatcaatagtataatatataaaaacacgTCCTTTCAATAATAAAGTCTCTATTTAATACTGTATTCAAATAGATGTACCATGAAAT
The sequence above is drawn from the Hylaeus volcanicus isolate JK05 chromosome 2, UHH_iyHylVolc1.0_haploid, whole genome shotgun sequence genome and encodes:
- the LOC128872642 gene encoding DNA polymerase delta subunit 3-like translates to MIMDSLDEYLETVAGYIFDNDKLVTYKWLSKELEVHVNIAKQILWAFWQRYKEEKSFECSFLLMGVLHDSGMRVEVLKEKDLSRGKEKFAKIVSEHVYSLQKVLPEVQILGLAENGSIKHSAIKCLEYNVRNDKEMHMLRWGAVSTEVQLITQEKVESPPKPTNEAIQKSPEKKSVGTKKSIQKKGFDNLFGKTGNKQKSPSSTSSSTEKMEENASSQIKLKSSKATMLESPKKLAKKGGLDVFLQQGKNSVKVTNPVPLEIKESTNSTTNENTEKKITLENNNKQKKNKFNTRGKKRNRSKEVTAGVKKRKRITIESDSSDTELSDEEQEEEEELPSAEKTSPVKARSPSPPKIKLEGGKRKVLKLVDKTFEEDGYFVTKKVHVYESCSEDEPEVTEAKKSVAPELHPEKKGKKTNTKQTNLMNYFRKS
- the LOC128872641 gene encoding protein artichoke-like codes for the protein MFIYLRLTVFCFLCTISSSLCDICVTCSCSTTLDGLPIIDCHERDLERNDMLISELLMLDENKVNNKLILSKNQIINLSPHLLKKLRLLKSIDLSENFMKQIYIILYTNLNSLEDLNLSKNAITTFDDLLLREVPSLLTLNLSYNQIDTIQHTIGETITNINSLDLSHNNISNFPNKFFDSLTNLQYLDLSFNRINSLEEYGLTHLNSLKTVYINNNFLTSLHMKMFPKSLLNLYSGYNLITEIFYEPSEIEVLNIEYNRLFKIRSNAIALKHLKHLNVSGNILSDFPNILCENLKTLDISCNNLSSIPETLSTSNFPLLATLNVSKNPIRNLMFRSELNLQLFVASNISILETIDKATFAKLRAPAKECINLIISNNKGLSLIHEEAFKHMNLCSLDISNNQIAYIAQKLVPCNTNSVTCNVNLQGNPLKCNCSLQWILDDMMPKLYHTQLNLLDNLRCAWPPQISKTRMLHWYGWKDRVFCTKMLDFNEKMKIDATISQNGVITFNSTPGLLAVLGVAIVVFSILIIVGIIWTQRLHIKRRRVNRKF
- the LOC128872644 gene encoding protein ABHD13-like isoform X2, whose translation is MSLCVRLARSKPIRILKSIAMKCWAFCGTYILACFFLYWLYGGISAFFLLCFATTGILYHKEDRLVYRPEWPTSSRVYVPAPSIFNLPYQSIYTGSGDGTLLHMFFIPQPEDRARKVPTLLYLHGNAGNIGHRGYGLSQGSPSEEGLYMDACAGIDYLRSRTDINTNEIIVYGRSLGGAVAINLATKPENYNKIWCLILENTFTSIPDMAAFLFGVKFLQYLPLFLYKNKYLSILKVQSVTVPTLFISGLADTLVPPRMMQDLYKNCKSSCKKILPITGGTHNETWRQPGYYQNICTFLNELRENPPARVTCSHWQIDDI
- the LOC128872644 gene encoding protein ABHD13-like isoform X1 — encoded protein: MSLCVRLARSKPIRILKSIAMKCWAFCGTYILACFFLYWLYGGISAFFLLCFATTGILYHKEDRLVYRPEWPTSSRVYVPAPSIFNLPYQSIYTGSGDGTLLHMFFIPQPEDRARKVPTLLYLHGNAGNIGHRLPNVAEFYHNVQCNILMLEYRGYGLSQGSPSEEGLYMDACAGIDYLRSRTDINTNEIIVYGRSLGGAVAINLATKPENYNKIWCLILENTFTSIPDMAAFLFGVKFLQYLPLFLYKNKYLSILKVQSVTVPTLFISGLADTLVPPRMMQDLYKNCKSSCKKILPITGGTHNETWRQPGYYQNICTFLNELRENPPARVTCSHWQIDDI
- the LOC128872645 gene encoding 6-phosphogluconolactonase; amino-acid sequence: MEKILIEPKDGLVVSCLSNLLETSAEKALAGGDTFKVGLSGGSLVKLLAQSLPNITTDWSKWYFFFCDERIVPFDTADSTYGEYKAKLIGKIPVTDDQFIKINPDLSAEEAAKDYIKKMSVFFPPDRVPCFDVLLLGLGPDGHTCSLFPGHKVLNETSLWVCPINDSPKPPPSRITLTLPVINNAKKCVFAITGSGKAEMVKKILQDRENLPAARVQPHNGELYWILDEDAAKLLDMA